The following nucleotide sequence is from Peribacillus sp. ACCC06369.
TTGCGATTAAATAAGCTATAAAAAGAACCCTATCTTAACGATAGGGTTCTTTTATGTTTACAATTGACGACTCCCTAGTTACCATAATAATATTATGGTAACTAAGAGCTGTTACATCACAAATGCTTCTAATATAATGTGTTGATAATTATCCCTCTAGAAAATGAGTCTATTTTTCTCAACAAAAAAAAGACTATACAATAGTCTTTTTTTGAGGAAGTCATTCGGATGAGATAAGTCCCCGTCCAATAAGGTTTGCAGAAACAGGCTTTTTCCCTGCTTCTCTTGCCCAAACTGATATTTGTCCTACATGGTGAATTTCGTGAGCAATGACATGCCGCATAATCTCACCCCAAGTATCTGTTACGATTTTTCCATCTGGCATAGTATCATGAAATAATTTATTTTCCATAACCACATTCCAATTGTATACAAAGTTATTCACTTCCGTCCGAAAAACAGCATCCAATTTCATGACCTGATCCAAACTCTTATATTTTTCAAAACTCTCAGTGAAGTCTTTTTTACCTTGTAAAAGGCGTATCCAACTCCACTCTACATCAACTATATGGAAGAGTGTTTGCAAAATGCTCCCCACTCCGCCAGTTCTGGAACGAAGAAGTTCTTCTTCGTTCACCTCACCACACCAACGATACCAGTCTTCTCTAACCATCCAGTTATATCGAAATAATGTTTGCACTGGAATCCCGCCATTGTAGGACTATGGTGATCATAAAAAAAATACTAAGTAATACATGAGAGCTGTAACTCGTCCCGTTCAGTTAATAATAGAAATCCATCAATGTTTCGTCCATTAAATCCTGTGTGAGTCCTATGTAAATCATCGTATCTTTTGGATTGGAGTGATTAAGGATTTGCTGCAGTAACGCAATATCCTTGAACTTTTGGTAATGTAAATAGCCGAAAGTTTTTCGAAGAGTATGTGTACCTACATCCGGAATGTCTGCCATTTCAGCTGCTTTGTTCAAGACCCTGTAGGCCTGTACCCTAGTTATTGGACCATTCCCTTTTCGACTTGGAAATAAATACTGTTCATTTTTCAAGTTCATCTTCCGGACATATTTCCTTACTTCCTTACGAAGTTGAGGATTGACCAGGAACCGCTTAATTTTATCTGTCTTTTGCTCCACAATGACTATATGCGTACCCTCAAGGATATCTTTCACTCGCAATTGCAATAGATCCCCAATACGTAACCCGATGTTTATCCCGATGGAAAACATCATATAATCCCTATAGCTGCAATATTTTAATAGTGACTTTTTCATCTTATCTATGTGATCCAGCCGCCGTATCGGCTGAACATTTTTTATTCTTTGAGAGGTTGCTTGCATGAATGGCTCATTCCCCTTTCCCCCTTCTTTCATTGTACGTGAACAGGCGAAAAAAAGGCAAGTTTTATAAATTTCAATCCCCTTATAAACCTTGATTTAACGCGTTTTCGAATGTATCAATAGAGGTCCTTTGTTACATTCGGAATATTCTTGTAAATTCTTTTGTGAAACCCCAATAATCTATTAATCGCCATTAAACGCTTATATAGCCTCATAGAGCGATTTTAATTCAAACTGGAATAAAGACTCTATGTATTTCAAACAATAGCTTTAAAACCCAAATATGAAGGTCGTTTTTTTGTCATTATTAAGACTTTTGTAAAATAATGTATAAAATATTAATCATCCTATCAATATCAATAATGACTTCCCTTTCCATTTATGAAGCATCCAACGTGTTAACGATAATTATGTTATGTAAACAATTGCATTTGATGATAAAGAGAAACTTATACATAATCCCTTTATCAAATCATACCGATTGATTAATGAATATAAAAACTGGCACCATCAATGATTTCTATTTCTTTGTAACTTTTCAGTTCATCCATCAACTGGAAAAGTGCTCCATCCTTTTGTTTAGCTTCAATCATGCAATCCAATTGTGGTAAGCTTCCCTTTATTTGTTGCAAAAAATCAATGAACATTCCTGTATCCACAAAGTCAGCGTGTGCTCGAAATTCTTTATCGGACCTTGGACTTGAAATATGCATTTTAGGAGGTAGTTTGGAATTGCTCCAGGTATGTAAGACCCTGTCCCAATGATCTTTCCAATTTTCACTTGGTAACTGATGTGCGAGGTAATGGTGATAATCAAAAACCATGGGAATCCCCAATTTCTCACATAAGTAAAGGGTTTCCGACAAAGTGTAGGTGGTATCATCATTCTCAAGTATGACCATCCTTTGAATCGATTCGGGAATCAACCCCCAATTATGGATAAATTGCTCCAAAGCCTGTACATGTTCGCCATAACCGCCACCAACATGCAGAACACAGCGATGCTCGGGGTCCACCCCCATTTTTTTCAATAAAGTATAATGCATCCTTAATGTTTTTAATGATGTCTTCAGTATATCGATATTTGAACTATTCAAGATGACGAAATGATCTGGGTGAAAATCTATCCTTATTTTTGGGTGATCAGTAATGAATGTTTTTAATTTAGCAAGTTCTTCTGCAATAGGATCAATGTAATCCCATTCTGGAATTTCTGGATGATTGGCTAAAGGGATAAGTTTAGAAGAAAGTCTAAAAAACTGAATATTATTAGCTTCGTTATGGATCAGTAAACGCCAACAATTATGAAGATTGGAAATTGAAATACGTTCAAGCTTCCTTATCGCTGCATCTCTGTCCTTAATTTTCGAAAACTGAGCAAAAGTCATCGTTTGGGATGGTGAACAGTTTGGCACATGGTTACTCATGGCTACATAACCTAGGCGAATTAATGTCAAATGGTTACCTCCTTTAAGATTTAATGGTTAATGGAAGTATTCCCCTTAGTGACCAATATTATATATGTGAAAGAATCCATCACGCCAAGAAAATAAAAAAATGGCATTTTCCGAATGAATATCGGGCAAAAGCCATTTTCCTAATTATCTTTCACGGTAGAATTTCATTTCTTTTTTAGTTCTTACACTTCAGGGGTTGGTGTTGGTTTGGCATATCCACTTTTATATTTTTCATCGACTTTATTTCGGATATCTTTGATGCTCATACCATCATTCAAGTCCAGTATGGATTGTGCAGCTATTTCTAAACAAACTCCACATCTAGTCCCGTGGTCATCCCAGACCACTTCACCATTTTTTTTATTTTCATGGATGAAACAATCATAATTGTTTTTATGGTTAGCTGATTCCCCGCAACCGCAGTAACAAGGTATTTTTTCTAGTAAATCTTTATTTTGAGCAACAGCTAAATAGATTGTCTTCATGTCATCTGGTTTTTCTGCTAAGAAATCCGGCGCTATTTCCTTACTGCTGGTCTCTTCCTGAAGATCTCCGGATACTGTATGTTCGGAATGTCCTTCATGACTGCTTTCTTTTTGTACAACGCTTTTCTCTTCACTTGAACAACCAGAAAGTATTAAAGATGAACAGACACCTAAAGTAATGGTCATTAATTTTAGCTTCATTTTTACACTCCTTGACAATCTTGATACTCCCATTTTATGGCCTGGAAAGAAATTCTACAAGCATAAAGGTTACAACACTTTAAGGATTAAAAAATGACAAGTATCCATAACATATATACTATATGACTATTTGTTACGACTTCGTACATATTTTTAAAGTATTAACCACACTTTAAGAAATAAGAATGAGGTGATATTGTCGTGAGGGCGCTTCCATCATTGTTAATTTTGTTAGGAACGTATTTACTTATTTTACTCCTTGACAACTTACAGGGCTTGAGTATATTGCACTCTTTCTATAGTATCAAACTATATTTGATAGTAGCTCGTGGAGAAGATTACTTTCTACTCTTGTTATTCACTATAATTTTTCTATATTTGATTGTATTCTCAGCAATCAAAAACCGGCAGCCTCCATCTTCATGAAACTGCTGGTTTTAATTTTTGTTTTATATATGCGGTAAGCAATAATAGAATGGGGATTCCAATGAGCAAAGGTAGATGCAAAAGGTAAGGAACTACTTTTAACCCTTCATTTATATGTGCCTGATAGCTAGGAGCAATCATAATCGAAGAGATGATAATAACACCGCCAACCAGATAAATGAATATAGGAGATGGTTTCATTTGAAATAAGTCCGCTGAGCCAATAATGGCACAAAAGAAAAATATCGAAATCTTAATGAAGCCTAAAATAATCATTAAAACAAGAATGAACGAATCCAGTCTTTCAATAAAATCAGCGATATTTATATAACTCACAGCTCTAAGAGCAGGGAAATTAGACCTTAATACCGCCTCTGGACCTAATACGGACAAAAGAATGATCGAATTAAGAGTTAAAGAAACTCCACCTATAATTATGGCAAAGAGGCCAACTTTAAAAGCGGAACTCTTTTTATTCAAATACGGAAGGATCATCGTAAACGTAATCAATTCTCCAAAAGGTACGGTGATACCTGTAGGAATCAACTCTTTCCATACCATTCCCCATCCGTTGCCTAATACAGGTTGAAGGTTTTCCAATTTTGTATATCCTCCTAATACAAACATAATGTTCAGAATCAAAAGGGCCACGATAATAATGGCAAAGCATAAGCATGCAACACGTGCAAATGCTTCCAAACCTAGATGAACTCCATAAATCAAAACAAGTATCATGCATATCCCCAGCGTTATAATGGAAGTGCGTCTATAAGTGGAGCTAATTAATAATTCTTCAAAATCGCGTAATATTCTTGAAGCCAGATAAACAAAATAGATGATATAGGTAAAACTCAATACGCTGCCGATATATTTACCCCAAATTTTCCGGACATAACCGGTCATCGGTAAGTCAGGGTATTTTTTGTATAATGAAATATACACGAAATAAAGTAAACAACCAAAAAGGGTTGATAAGAGATTCACAATCCAGACATCCTGCTTGGCCCCCTTACCTATATTAAGCAGTAGATTACTGCCAAACATAAAAATGATCATCATACAAAATAACTGAAATCCATCAATTTTTATTTTAGGCAATGCATCCTCACCTCCTCATTCTTTTATTTCGGCTCATAAGGTTCCATTAGCAATCCGGAATTGATAATCTCTACATTAACTTTCAATGATATCTGCGCATCTGAATATAGGTTATCCCAATTTTTTTTGTTCTGGCGCCAATAAACGGGATTTGTTCGAGACAAGGCATCACCAAAACCAAAAATATCTGACTTTTCTTTTTGAGTGATGCTAATCGTCCTATTAATTTGCTTTTTAATTTCTTTCACCATTTTTTTTTCGAATTCTTTTAACACTCTGGGATCGCTTAAATTAAGCTCACATGATGTTTCCAACAGTTCTCCCATTACGTTGATATTAGTATGAATGACAGGTTTTTCATGATGGATTTCGGTTAACATTTTACTTTTTACACCGATTGTGTTGATTGTCACATTGCCTCTTTCACAAGGTAACACAACGGGGGTATTTTTCACTTTCGATGTAACGAATTGAGCGGCTCGGGCCGTTTCTCCATCCAACCATCTCACCAATTTACCTTTTCTGAAAATGGCTAATCCCTTAACCTTAATAGTAGTCGGGTTCGTCGTCTCTAAATTTCCTGTTTGCTTCCCCTTCTGGGAAGCATTGCTTATACTGATTCCAGGAAGTGATGCATCTTTACCTTCACTCAACAGTGAAGAAATGATTTCATAAGCTAACACCTCACTAGATGATCCATACAACTTTTGATTATTTTGTGTTGTACTGATAATATTTTTACCTGGAGTATTCTCAAGAGGTTCAATTACCCCAAGTACATCCTTAGCAGTCTTCCCACGCGCAATAAAGATCGGGATACTTACCCGTGAATATTTTCCTCTATCGAGACCATCAAAGATTAAATCCAGATCATTTCGAGCTAACTTCTCACCAATAATAATGAGCGAGAGATGTGTTGTGTTATTTTCCCTCGGAATAACGGAAGCTGATTTTCCCAAAGTTTCCAAAAACGTTTTTCCTGTTACCGTATAGTTGATGACAGCGAGGCCTTGACCTCCTGTTGTGCTGGTTTGGGATAGGCCGCTAGGATTTATGACTTGATATGTTACTCGGTACGGTTGTTTTGGATCGTCATTTTGGTCAACTCCCATAGCTATTATGACACCTAGCTCGTTTAATTCCCGGTAATTTGAACAACCTGAAATCAGTAAGCAAATGGCTGCCATACATAATAGTGAAATATTCATTTTCATTTTTCGTCCCCCGTAATTGCCAGTTTTATTTTCTTGATGGTTTTTTCAATAGTGATGAAAGCGGGAAACGAAAAAAACCATCTCTTTGCTCCTTTAAACGAAATGGAGCAAATGGAGCAAAATATGGTACACCAAAAGATCTAAGGCTGCTCATATGAAGCCAGATACATAAAGTGAAAAGCAATATGCCATATAAGCCTATAAATGCTGAAATAAAAATCAACATAAATCGAATTCCACGAGTCACATTAACTAAACTGGTATTCGGCAGTGTAAAACTGCTGATTGCAGAAATGGCTACAATAATAACCACTGCCGCTCCCACAAATCCCGCTTCAACAGCTGCTTGTCCTAAAATGAGTGCTCCTACAATTGATACAGCCGGCCCAATCGCTCTTGGCATCCGAACTCCTGCCTCACGCAAAACCTCAAAGGCCATTTCCATTACCAGTATTTCGACAATTGCTGGAAAAGGAACAGTTTCCCTTTGGGCCATTAGACTGACGATTAACGTTGTAGGAATAAGCCCTTGGTGATGTGTAATCAGTGCCAAATAGATAGCGGAGGCATACGTAGCAAGAAAAAAGGCTCCTAATCTTAACAACCTTAAAAAGGAACTGATATATTGATTTTGATAATAGTCTTCCGGAGATTGAAAAAATTGAGAGAAAACAGCCGGGACGATTAAAACAAAAGGTGTTCCTTGTATGATGATGGCAATTCTACCCTCTAATAAATTTCCTACAACCGCATCAGGTCGTTCCGTATTTAAAAGAAGCGGAAAAATGGTTGTTCCATCATCCCGAATTAATTCCTCAATGTAATTAGATTCAAGAACCCCATCAATATCAATGCCCTTTACTCGTTCTTTGACTTCCTTCACGATACTCTCATCCGCGATTCCCTGAATGTACATGATTCCAATATCCGTTTGAGTGACGCTTCCGACTTTCAAGCTTTCTAAGCGTACATCAGGATTTTGAATCCTAGTACGAATTAATGACGTATTGGTTCTTAAATTCTCTGTAAAACTATCTTTTGGTCCTCTAATGACCGTTTGGCTTGTCGGTTCAGTTATTGCCCGTGACGGCTGTTTTTTCGTACTGGCGATGAATGCTTTTGTACTGCCATTCAGCAATACTGCCGTATCTCCTGTCAAAACCGCTGACACGAATTCCTGCCAACTTTCTTTAATGGTCAATTGAGATACTGTTAAAATATGGCTTGCTCGTTCTTCTATCAATTTTTGATTATTTTCATTAAACGACTGTATTAATGGATCCACTATGTTCTCGTTAATGATGTTATCATCAGCCAATCCGTCAAGGTGGATTACAGCTGCTTGTACCGATTTATGGTGCGGAGATTCAATCATTCGAACAGACAAATCAGAACTGTGTCCAAGCTCGTTCATTAATCTCACTACATTTTCATTCACCTCGTCGGATAAGGTATTTACTTGTATATGGTTTGTTGTAGGTTTTTCTTTAGACCTTTTAAGAGAACGTCCTATTCGCACTTCCCCGCCCCCTTTTGATTAAGTGTATGTGTATTTGTTCGTTTCACTAATGATTGATTTTATTATTTGTATCTAATTTAAATATATGTAATAAAAGGCTAGTGAGAAAAATTTTGTTAGTAATTTTATTACCGCATTCAACCAGTCAAAAAAAGCCGACGATTCCCTATAAGGGAATCATCGGCTTTAATATTTTGGTGGGTAATCGACACCATCATACAAGACAAAGTCAATATCGTTCACTAATTTACTTGCGTTTCAAATTTCCAATATGAAAATAACAAGTTTTTTTACTTCTTACTTTTCGATAAAGTAAGCGGAATGGTTACGAGCGAAACTCCTGCTGCAATCCATAACCAGCTGGTGTTTCGTTTTTTTTCGCTACCGCCTTTACTGGGTATACTTGATCCGTATGACTTTCTCGAGTTGGGCCGTTCTATGTCAGCTGTTTCATTCGCTTTATGCAAATGCTGATTCTCTGGTAATTGGGTGGTTCTTTCTAAATCGCTTGTATCTTCTCCCATTCCTTTAAGGAAGGTCATCAGGTAAGTCATAGCTTGTTTGACTTCTTGGTCATTCAAGGAGCGCAGCAAGGCTAAATAACTTGGCTTTTCTGGCTTTCCGTCAGGCTCGGCTACACGGGCAATCCCTGAATTGACTTTGAGGATAAGCGGTTCAAGCTGTTGAACATTCAGTGTACCTAACGTACCAAGTATGAGAAGGAGATTTTTTAGGGTATTTGCGGTTTCGGGAGTGTCTGCTGTCTTGACAAGAATGTTCAGCACCTTGTCCCCTTCCTTCAACAAACTGTTAACCATTGATAAAATCCCACGATCCTGCATACCTTTCATGACTTCAAACGTTTCTTTAATCACTTCTTTATTTTCCAAAAGGGTACGCTCGATATCCTCGAGTTCAATTCTTCTTCTTTCTTCATCGCTAATGGTGATTCGGTTGATCACTTTCGTTGCTTTAGCCACGGTTCCTCTCCTCCTTTTTGATTTTCAAGAGGTCACCAGGGAAAATATAATCTTCGCGGGCCCATTTTTTTTGTACTTGTACACCTATCTGCGGTTGTGGATTACCATTACGATGGTTGATGCTTGGTAATGGGTTGTCTCCTTTGATCCTGAGAACTTCCATTTTTGCCTGAACTTCCTTATAAGCAGGGGTATCAGTATCTTTATCTGAATGGGAGCTTGTCAATTGGTTTATTGCTCCGTCACCTGAATCGTTCATCGGCAGATAAACCTCTTTACCTTTTACACGATCTGTAATCAGGCATTGCACTTTTGCATTTCCATACGGTGAAGTAAGCCGAACAAGAGTGCCATCCTCAAGCCCTCTATCTTTTGCCAATTCACGGGATACCTCAAGGAAGACTTTTGGCGTTTTGGATGTGATGCCTTTTGATTGATAAGTCATGTTCCCTTCATGGAAATGTTCCAATAAACGACCGTTATTCACATGGATATCAAACTCCTCCCCAAAGTCAATCGGTTTGGTCCATTCGACTGGAAATAATCTTGCTTTTCCAT
It contains:
- a CDS encoding DinB family protein, which codes for MQTLFRYNWMVREDWYRWCGEVNEEELLRSRTGGVGSILQTLFHIVDVEWSWIRLLQGKKDFTESFEKYKSLDQVMKLDAVFRTEVNNFVYNWNVVMENKLFHDTMPDGKIVTDTWGEIMRHVIAHEIHHVGQISVWAREAGKKPVSANLIGRGLISSE
- a CDS encoding site-specific integrase produces the protein MKNVQPIRRLDHIDKMKKSLLKYCSYRDYMMFSIGINIGLRIGDLLQLRVKDILEGTHIVIVEQKTDKIKRFLVNPQLRKEVRKYVRKMNLKNEQYLFPSRKGNGPITRVQAYRVLNKAAEMADIPDVGTHTLRKTFGYLHYQKFKDIALLQQILNHSNPKDTMIYIGLTQDLMDETLMDFYY
- the uvsE gene encoding UV DNA damage repair endonuclease UvsE, translating into MTLIRLGYVAMSNHVPNCSPSQTMTFAQFSKIKDRDAAIRKLERISISNLHNCWRLLIHNEANNIQFFRLSSKLIPLANHPEIPEWDYIDPIAEELAKLKTFITDHPKIRIDFHPDHFVILNSSNIDILKTSLKTLRMHYTLLKKMGVDPEHRCVLHVGGGYGEHVQALEQFIHNWGLIPESIQRMVILENDDTTYTLSETLYLCEKLGIPMVFDYHHYLAHQLPSENWKDHWDRVLHTWSNSKLPPKMHISSPRSDKEFRAHADFVDTGMFIDFLQQIKGSLPQLDCMIEAKQKDGALFQLMDELKSYKEIEIIDGASFYIH
- a CDS encoding PCYCGC motif-containing (lipo)protein, translating into MKLKLMTITLGVCSSLILSGCSSEEKSVVQKESSHEGHSEHTVSGDLQEETSSKEIAPDFLAEKPDDMKTIYLAVAQNKDLLEKIPCYCGCGESANHKNNYDCFIHENKKNGEVVWDDHGTRCGVCLEIAAQSILDLNDGMSIKDIRNKVDEKYKSGYAKPTPTPEV
- a CDS encoding GerAB/ArcD/ProY family transporter, whose translation is MPKIKIDGFQLFCMMIIFMFGSNLLLNIGKGAKQDVWIVNLLSTLFGCLLYFVYISLYKKYPDLPMTGYVRKIWGKYIGSVLSFTYIIYFVYLASRILRDFEELLISSTYRRTSIITLGICMILVLIYGVHLGLEAFARVACLCFAIIIVALLILNIMFVLGGYTKLENLQPVLGNGWGMVWKELIPTGITVPFGELITFTMILPYLNKKSSAFKVGLFAIIIGGVSLTLNSIILLSVLGPEAVLRSNFPALRAVSYINIADFIERLDSFILVLMIILGFIKISIFFFCAIIGSADLFQMKPSPIFIYLVGGVIIISSIMIAPSYQAHINEGLKVVPYLLHLPLLIGIPILLLLTAYIKQKLKPAVS
- a CDS encoding Ger(x)C family spore germination protein → MKMNISLLCMAAICLLISGCSNYRELNELGVIIAMGVDQNDDPKQPYRVTYQVINPSGLSQTSTTGGQGLAVINYTVTGKTFLETLGKSASVIPRENNTTHLSLIIIGEKLARNDLDLIFDGLDRGKYSRVSIPIFIARGKTAKDVLGVIEPLENTPGKNIISTTQNNQKLYGSSSEVLAYEIISSLLSEGKDASLPGISISNASQKGKQTGNLETTNPTTIKVKGLAIFRKGKLVRWLDGETARAAQFVTSKVKNTPVVLPCERGNVTINTIGVKSKMLTEIHHEKPVIHTNINVMGELLETSCELNLSDPRVLKEFEKKMVKEIKKQINRTISITQKEKSDIFGFGDALSRTNPVYWRQNKKNWDNLYSDAQISLKVNVEIINSGLLMEPYEPK
- a CDS encoding spore germination protein — encoded protein: MRIGRSLKRSKEKPTTNHIQVNTLSDEVNENVVRLMNELGHSSDLSVRMIESPHHKSVQAAVIHLDGLADDNIINENIVDPLIQSFNENNQKLIEERASHILTVSQLTIKESWQEFVSAVLTGDTAVLLNGSTKAFIASTKKQPSRAITEPTSQTVIRGPKDSFTENLRTNTSLIRTRIQNPDVRLESLKVGSVTQTDIGIMYIQGIADESIVKEVKERVKGIDIDGVLESNYIEELIRDDGTTIFPLLLNTERPDAVVGNLLEGRIAIIIQGTPFVLIVPAVFSQFFQSPEDYYQNQYISSFLRLLRLGAFFLATYASAIYLALITHHQGLIPTTLIVSLMAQRETVPFPAIVEILVMEMAFEVLREAGVRMPRAIGPAVSIVGALILGQAAVEAGFVGAAVVIIVAISAISSFTLPNTSLVNVTRGIRFMLIFISAFIGLYGILLFTLCIWLHMSSLRSFGVPYFAPFAPFRLKEQRDGFFRFPLSSLLKKPSRK